Part of the Hemibagrus wyckioides isolate EC202008001 linkage group LG09, SWU_Hwy_1.0, whole genome shotgun sequence genome, AGCCAGTATGGTACCTTCAGAAAGGAGAGTTATAGGGATTAGTACAGGATGTGAGCAAATTAGAAAATGAGACCAGAGAGGAATGTACCATACCGTAATGTCTGGAACAATGCTCTGCAGAGAGTAGAACGCCTAATGGTCTGTGGTTTACTCAAAGACCAGTAGTAGGTACTAAAGGTTCTGGCAAGTGTGCACTGGCTCAATGCGATGATAAAATGAAGACACCAGAAACATGCCAGGAAATTATAAATCTGAAAGTATTTGGCATATCTCTGGAGAAACCCACCTTCCTCATCATATTGAGCAAAGACACAGCGCACAGGACAGTTGGGGTAGTCCGAAGCCTTGAAAGactaaacagaaaaataaaacaagagggggaaaaagaggAAGACAAAAAAGGGTGCACAATGTGAGCAGGAAATCCAAATGAATCACTAATACAAATTAGCACCTATAACTGTACTGTGAATCTCATACTGTTATGCTTGAAATGGCATTTTAACTTTTCTGTGTATGAACCTATTCATTttattggggtgtgtgtgtgtgtgtgtcactgaccTCTGGGACACATGGTTGGTTGCCTGTGATGACAGCACATTCTGGATTTGATGAATTCAGTGCAACTTTATAGTACACTGGCAGTGATGATTGCCTGATAACCCTGGTAGCACTGGTAAATGCCtaagacagagagcacagacactTTAGTCACTCAGTTATTGATTCTCTCACATGCAGGACTCGTGAGCATGTGAGTAAATCAGCATTAGCAGTATGCCAGAATCAGTGTTCAAGAAAATCAGAAACCTACCATATGCTCCCACTGATAGAACACCGACGAGAAGCACCACGACcaccactgacacacagaatCGCATCAGCAGAATAAGCACCATACTTACCACCAAAGTGATCACCAAAcctctgagacagacagagaaatttatacatttttaaaattgataaaatgttttacatttttaaattattttttaatgcatgAGATCATTGCCAATGATATGAAATTTGCTTACATTAATATCCAATACCACGTAAAGGCAAGGTCTTCAATGATCCTGACTTTCATGGATTTCGCATTAAATCCTGAACGGAGAGCGCTGCAAACGCAAGTCATTTATATCAATCAGTACaagacatttattaaaaaaaaaagcaacagatattgtgtgtgtgtgtgtgtgtgtgtgtgtgtgtgtccgtattACCTTGTAGCATCCATTATGTTCTTCAGTGTTTTTTCATCCAAAGTTAATCCAGGGACACTGAAATCTGATGGAATGTCCTTTGGGTCAAAACTTGGCAAACATTTTCCCTGaactagagaaagagagaaatcattaaagaacaaaacacacaaagggTGAGTGATCATCTTCTATTTGGCATGTATATGGTTCTTACCTTGTTTGGTTGACATATAATATGCTGGGCACAGATCTTTGTTCAGGATCTCTTGTATTGTCTGTGGAAGAAATTGTATTAAAATCTGCAGCAGCACAATTTCATGCAGAATATTACCAAGGCTTCAATACAGGGATTTATAAAGAGCTAACTGTCCAGCTTACCAGTGTGGTCCGAGCAAGGTCCAAACTGGGGTCACACAACTCCTGTTGGAAGAATTCTTTAGGTTTTGCCCCTGCAATGAATGCTAACTTTTCttaaacatgacacaaacagcATCAACAGGATGAACTCCAGCAGGGACACAATcaccactgtaacacacacatcagatcaTTAATTTAATAAGAACATTATTTTCTGCTCAAAGATCCTCTTGCACTGTCTGTGGAAGAAATTGTATTAAAATCTGCAGCAGCACAATTTCATGCAGAATATTACTAAGatttaaatacagagatttataAAGAGCTAACTGCCCAGCTTACCAGTGTGGTCTGAACAAGGTCCAAACTGGGGTCAT contains:
- the LOC131359864 gene encoding choline transporter-like protein 4, giving the protein MSTKQVQGKCLPSFDPKDIPSDFSVPGLTLDEKTLKNIMDATSALRSGFNAKSMKVRIIEDLAFTWYWILIGLVITLVVSMVLILLMRFCVSVVVVVLLVGVLSVGAYGRFLIFLNTDSGILLMLIYSHAHESCMAFTSATRVIRQSSLPVYYKVALNSSNPECAVITGNQPCVPESFKASDYPNCPVRCVFAQYDEEGGFLQRYAKYFQIYNFLACFWCLHFIIALSQCTLARTFSTYYWSLSKPQTIRRSTLCRALFQTLRYHTGSLAFGAVFVNMFQGIRIVLQYLKNVTKGGQRCSWCCCPLIIILRSCFCALDTVIKYFNRNTYIMIAVYGDNFFISARNACMLWGRNKDRVLVVDRVTDLLLFFGRLLVVGAIGVLAFCFFSGEIRVSADIFQAELLNFCWLPILVLMVGSYFIALGCFSVYSMGVDTFTLCVMDDLERHDGTLQRPYMSRSMMEILQKQNEFDV